From Larus michahellis chromosome 8, bLarMic1.1, whole genome shotgun sequence, one genomic window encodes:
- the C8A gene encoding complement component C8 alpha chain codes for MRWSLCQLSPLIICSLALTTHQATATAHRELEASPSQRRSSRDVNSPAPVDCQLSQWSEWTDCFPCQEKKHRYRRLVQPAGFSGWQCAGHLWDEQACRAETTCTGPPSCGKDFRCEETGRCIKQHLVCNGEQDCRDGSDEANCEDEDIESPCEHLFPIPGSEKVVQGYNILTQEESQYVYDPNFFGGHCEYVYNGEWRELKYDAACEHLYYGDDEKYFRKPYNFHIYQFLAHADSGFAFEFYDDSKDLLDALKSDKSHKVGFTIGIGPKQVPVRLNLGFTLSGGKGSLKNFTQYTAKNVGFIRAVTKVQTARFKMRRDNIVLDEDMLLSLRELPETYNYGMYAKFINDYGTHFVTSGTMGGVFEYILVINKEEMRRKDISAEEISACLGGSIGLTFGMSKLHFDASVSASTCAQKGFLKTDAESNSAVVEDIIPRIRGGDTSYSGGLLNSWDGNMYRHWGRSLKYNPAVIDFELQPIHEILRRSNLGDMETKRRNLKRALDDYLSEFNACRCGPCQNNGEPILVGDTCFCQCRPGDGGPACEQTKRQGGQTDGRWSCWSQWGPCQSGTTRRRRHCDNPSPQHGGEPCAGRDLQSKAC; via the exons aagaagcagcagagatgttAATTCTCCAGCTCCCGTCGACTGCCAGCTGAGCCAGTGGTCAGAATGGACTGATTGCTTTCCTTGCCAAGAGAAAAAA CACCGGTACCGGAGGCTGGTGCAGCCGGCGGGGTTCTCCGGGTGGCAATGTGCGGGGCACCTCTGGGACGAGCAGGCTTGTCGTGCCGAGACAACCTGCACTGGACCCCCCAGCTGCGGGAAGGACTTTCGGTGCGAGGAAACAG GTCGCTGTATTAAACAGCATCTTGTGTGCAACGGAGAGCAAGACTGCAGAGATGGATCGGATGAGGCTAACTGTGAGGATGAAGATATTGAAAGCCCTTGTGAACACCTGTTCCCAATCCCAGGCTCTGAAAAAGTAGTCCAAGG ATACAATATCCTAACACAGGAAGAGAGCCAGTATGTATATGATCCTAATTTTTTTGGAGGCCACTGTGAGTATGTCTACAACGGAGAGTGGCGGGAGCTGAAGTACGACGCTGCGTGTGAACATCTGTACTACGGAGACGACGAGAAGTATTTCCGCAAACCTTACAACTTTCACATATACCAGTTCCTA GCTCACGCTGATTCTGGATTCGCTTTTGAGTTTTACGATGATTCAAAGGATCTGCTTGATGCCCTTAAAAGTGATAAATCCCACAAAGTAGGCTTTACCATTGGAATTGGGCCTAAACAAGTTCCTGTCCGATTAAACCTGGGCTTCACTTTATCAGGTGGGAAAGGATCCCTGAAGAATTTCACGCAATACacagcaaag AATGTTGGATTCATTAGAGCTGTGACGAAGGTACAGACGGCCCGTTTCAAGATGAGAAGGGACAACATTGTTTTGGATGAAGATATGCTGCTCTCCCTGCGGGAGCTTCCAGAGACCTACAACTACGGCATGTATGCTAAATTCATCAACGACTACGGCACCCACTTCGTGACATCCGGCACGATGGGAGGCGTCTTTGAGTACATCCTTGTCATTAACAaagaggaaatgagaagaaaag acATCAGCGCTGAAGAGATAAGTGCCTGTCTTGGGGGGTCAATCGGCCTTACATTCGGCATGAGTAAACTGCATTTCGACGCATCTGTGTCAGCCTCTACCTGTGCGCAGAAAGGATTTCTGAAAACTG ATGCTGAGAGCAACAGTGCAGTTGTGGAAGATATTATTCCCCGGATTAGAGGTGGAGATACCAGTTACAGCGGAGGGCTCTTAAACAGTTGGGATGGCAATATGTATCGTCACTGGGGAAGGTCATTAAAATATAATCCTGCTGTTATTGATTTTGAG CTGCAGCCCATCCACGAAATTCTCCGCAGAAGCAACCTTGGAGACATGGAAACCAAACGGCGAAACCTGAAACGGGCTTTGGACGATTACTTGTCGGAATTCAACGCTTGCCGCTGTGGACCGTGCCAGAACAACGGTGAACCCATTTTGGTGGGAGACACGTGTTTCTGCCAGTGTCGGCCAGGTGACGGAGGCCCCGCCTGCGAGCAGACGAAGCGGCAAG GCGGACAGACGGATGGGCGCTGGAGCTGCTGGTCCCAGTGGGGTCCCTGCCAGTCGGGCACGACGCGGCGCAGGCGGCACTGTGACAACCCGTCCCCACAGCACGGCGGGGAGCCCTGCGCCGGGAGGGACCTGCAGAGCAAAGCCTGCTGA